The window AGGAATTTTCTGCAGAATCCACCCACTGTCATAGACCTATGTAGCAGAATCTaagcttcattttaaataaaataagtgtCTAActttcatggttgcaaagaaaaccctCCAAATATGAACTGCTACAGTGTTGCATTTCTGAATCTGTGCTGATATCATAAAATAATAACTTTGACGTGTGTAAACTATCTTGTTCCTCTCAATGGAATATTAGTTCTTAAGTCTAATGATGTCAGTGTGAGTGCCAGCATTATTAACTATTTCGCTGCTGATAGGTTTAGTAAAAATACTCAGATGATCTGCTGATAATCCATTAAGGTGAAGTGGTAGatacttagggcttggctacacttgcagctgtagagcgctgggagttaaaccagccctcagagacctcagcagggaaaacgctgccttgtgtttacactgtcagctgcaggTGCGCTGGCGTGACCACATTAGCAACTCTTGCAACGTGCCACAaacagcagtgcattgtggtagctatcccagtgtacACGTGGCTGCAGCGTGCTGTTCAaatgcaggagggagtgtgacagggagcgtgttgtgtgcatgtggggggagagacagtgtgttttggggggcagagagtgtatcagcatgctgtcttgtaagttcagacagcagcagacccccctccgctcccctgcctctctctctctcaaacacactcacagcagcagcattccacagtaatggtttgctttgtcctggagcagataagcatgccggctgtcagaaatggagctttgaaggGGGATATGTGCATGCCAGCaaccgagttcaaaacaatgagaagagtggccacttgacttcaggggattatgggacatttccagaggccaatcacagcgcagtaatgcaacatgtCATCCACACTGACACCCAGGTGCTTCAGCCGGGGTGCAGCAATctttatgcttctcatggaggtggattaccaggagcgctccagctgcggAGTTCAAACGCTCTACTGGCCttaccagtgtggacacctcaggagttagggcacctggggctgatttaatgcactctaacttgcaagtgtagccaagcccttagagtgTACTGCGGCAGAGAAGGAAATACATGGGAACATGGAGAGATCTGAACAGATCAGAAAAGGagattaaatgaaaagaaaaagtataCAGTGTGATTCATTAATTAGGGCTTGATCCtcttcccattgatgtcaatgacaTAACTCTTATTGACTCACAGGGGCAGAgtcaatttctttttctttttttttcaaaacaagaaaATACTTAagcctttttaaattaaaatgtatgagTTTTAATATGAGAATGTTATATGCAAACATAAGGAACTGATCCAAACCTCACTGAAATCATGGATTGTACATATTCATTAGGGTCTGTGCGCTCAGGAGTTGGACTTGTGCACAAATGAATGTCTGAACCATTTTTTACAATAAACCCATTCACCTCATGTGAATATATAAAACAGATCACTGCGGGGAATAAAAAGGGTTGAAATGAAATGAtgtaaattaaatatgaaaaatcaCAACAGCTATGATTTGTACTCACTGCATTGGTTTTccaaatttttttctttacagacTAGTACCAATTTTCATATACTCTGTCAACGTAACAAACATTCGCAGCATGTAGCTTAAAACGAACACCTGGTGGTTGCACATCTTTAAGCTGTATGGCTTTTATTTAGAAGGCCATCCATGGACTCCTTTGTAAGAATATTTATGTTCTGTACTCCCCTGTTCCCCCTGGCTGAAAATAGATTAGGAGTTTTCCTTGTGGGACAATAAATGGATAAAACAAATCCGATATCAAATATGATAAGAAAGTAGCTAATGCCACAGTTCCATTTGCTACTGGATCAGCTCACTTTTCCCCCCAATCATTTTATGTCTTTATCAGAGTGAGAAAATTCATCCATCTGGGGAAAGAATCGCTCCTAATATTGCAAGCAAAGAAATCCAATTCTTAATGTGTTTTTCGTGTAGCCTTCAGGGGACTGAATAATGTGCTTTATTAGTGACGCTAACTAGCACTTTCAATCTCAGCTTTTGACAGTGAAGTGGTTAATTTTCATTGAGCTTCCATCACTGCAAAGGAGTTTGGATCTAATATATTATTAGAATATTTCTGAAGTAATATTAACTCACTGTTTAATAGCATAACTATTTCCAGAACTCCAAAGAGTTATATGTTGTGTGAACAGAATATTCTTCCATTGATGTTCTTCTCTACTAAACATATCATGTTATTTAATTTCCTCTCTTGCTTTTCTTTAACAGGCTTTTCATATCCATCATCAAGCTGAAATGAAGACCTTGGAGGCTGAAGAAAGCTGAGTGCACCACTACcttgcttcagagaaaggaacTACGGTCCAGTCAACCTTTCTCCTGACGACTTTTGGTAGCTTTAAATTGACGGTTGCCTACCTTGAAAGACACAGCTATTGCTTCTTTCAGTACTCATGGAGGAAGGCAGCAAAGTGTGTAACCCTGGCTAATAAGACTGTGGCTTTCCTATGAAGAGCAGAAGGCAGGCCAATCATAAAAGGATTATTTCACAGTTAGCCTCCAAGACTTTACCTCTGACCTGATCACTGGACACAAATACAAGGCAATTCCAGTAACCTGAGTTTTCACTACCTGTTCTTTATCattgttttaatttctctttctttGGTATTCCATTTCTTTAAGTTCAAAATGGGCCCGTGGACGAGAATGTGGTCCAAAGATTGGGCTGCTTTCCTGAAATCCTGGCTAATAATTTTCCTGGGGCTCTGCATGCAGGTCTCCAAAACTTTGGCCTGTCCAAATGTGTGCCGCTGTGACCGAAACTTTGTCTACTGTAATGAGCGAAGCTTGACCTCAGTGCCTCTTGGGATACCGGAGGGTGTAACCGTACTCTACCTCCACAATAACCAAATTAATAATGCTGGCTTCCCTGCAGAGCTGCACAATGTCCAGTCTGTGCACACGGTCTACCTGTATGGTAACCAATTGGATGAGTTTCCCATGAACCTGCCCAAGAATGTCAGGGTTCTCCACCTGCAGGAAAACAACATTCAAACCATTTCTCGGGCTGCCCTGGCCCAGCTACTGAAGCTGGAAGAGCTGCACCTAGATGACAACTCCATCTCTACTGTAGGGGTTGAGGATGGAGCATTTCGGGAAGCTGTCAGCCTCAAGCTTCTGTTCTTGTCTAAGAATCACTTGAGCAGCGTACCTGTTGGCCTTCCAGTGGACTTACAAGAATTACGAGTTGATGAAAACCGAATTGCCATAATTTCAGACATGGCCTTCCAGAATCTCACGAGCTTGGAACGTCTTATTGTGGATGGCAATCTCCTTACAAATAAAGGTATAGCTGAGGGTACCTTCAGCCATCTAACCAAGCTCAAGGAATTCTCAATAGTACGGAATTCACTATCCTATCCTCCCCCTGATCTTCCAGGTACACATCTGCTGAGGCTCTATCTGCAGGACAACCAGATAACCCACATACCACTTTCAGCCTTTTCAAACCTCCACAAGCTGGAGCGGCTTGATATTTCCAACAATCAGCTCCGGATGCTGGTGAAAGGGGTCTTTGATAACCTCCACAACCTGAAGCAGCTCACTGCGCGGAATAATCCCTGGTTATGTGACTGCAGTATTAAATGGGTCACTGAATGGCTCAAATTTATTCCCTCATCCATCAATGTCCGGGGTTTTATGTGCCAGGGACCAGAACAGGTCCGAGGTATGGCTGTCAGGGAGCTCAACATGAATATGTTGTCATGCCCCaccaccactcctggtctgccacttatcaccccagcccctgctgccaccTTGCCAACTACACTGGTTCCCACTTCATCAGTTCCAACTCCAAGTGATAAATACAGTCCTCTCCCGCCCACCACATCCACACTCCCCACTGTGCCTGACAGGGAGGGTGGAGAAATGGTGACACCTCCCATTTCCGAACGGATCCAACTCTCCATCCATTTTGTGAATGACACTTGCATCCAGGTCAACTGGCTGTCCCTTTTTACCGTGATGGCATACAAACTCACATGGGTTAAAATGGGCCACAGCCTGGTAGGGGGCATTGTTCAAGAACGGATAGTAAGTGGTGAGAAACAACATGTAAGCTTGGTGAATCTCGAACCCAAATCCACTTATCGGATTTGTTTGGTTCCACTGGATGCTTTTAATAATTACCGAGCTGGAGAAGACACTGTCTGTTCAGAAGCCACAACCAAGGCTTCCCACTTAAACAATGGCAGCAACACAGCCTCCAGCCATGAGCAGACGACTTCTCAGAATATGGGCTCCCCCTTTTTGCTGGCAGGCTTGATTGGGGGTGCAGTGATATTTGTGCTCGTGGTCCTGCTCAGCATCTTTTGCTGGCACATGCATAAAAAGGGGCGCTACACCTCCCAGAAGTGGAAATACAACCGGGGCCGGCGGAAAGATGACTATTGCGAGGCGGGGACCAAGAAGGACAACTCCATCCTGGAGATGACGGAAACCAGCTTCCAGATTGTCTCCTTAAATAACGATCAGCTCCTTAAAGGAGATTTCAGACTGCAGCCCATTTATACCCCAAACGGGGGAATTAACTACACAGACTGCCACATCCCCAACAACATGCGATACTGCAACAGCAGTGTCTCAGATCTGGACCACTGTCATACGTGATAGTGAGGGGAAAGCGAGATGCATAGAACTATGAGCAaaaactctggaaaaaaaaaatccacacacaacAAATTACATTTGATAAATGTTACACAGATGCATTTGTGCATTTGAATACTCTGTAATTTATACGGTGTACTATataatgggatttaaaaaaaagtgctatCTTTTCTATTTCAAGTTAATTGCAAATagttttgtaactctttgctttttaaatctttaaaaaaatattgctgaagtactgtacagggttgtacaATAAGAACCCAATGCCATGGCAAAGGATAGAAAAACTCATTCTTCAAACATTAACCACTTTGCTGTCGAAGCTGTCTGAAGGATGTAGGTCCCTAGGTAGTCCCCTGGTACAGGACATAAGTGttcattaaaacagggtcactaGGGATGGGCAAAGCCAGTTCTAATAAAATGAGTACAACCCTCTCACCCAAACTCATAATGAACTTCTTCTGGGGTTCAAACAAGTTGGAGTAACTCTGTTCCCTATCTGTCACTTTCACCtgcctctgtatttcctggttccaCCTAGAAGTGGGAGTTCTGAAGTGCTACCAGAGAGGCTGTTTCagtggtgtatttttttttatatggatGGAAACAAAGAAGTATCAAACACTTTCTGCAAGATTCAGAGTTCCCTGTATTTCTATTCATAagagctagtcagaaaatggTCCCAAAATATCAGATACATTTTCATGagaatttttttcccaatttttcattaaaattaagaAGTTTTACACATTTTCTAACCAATTTcaatgggaaatgagggtgctcACCAGCTATCAGGTGGCTCTCATCATATCACATCACCTTCTGAGAGAGCAACTTTCGCAGAACTAGCATGTTCAGATAAGGCCTGCACCTATGACTTGCTAAGTGCCGTCAACTCCTATTGACATCAAAAGTCCAAATCCTATGGTATTTGCCATGACTTAGTGGCAATATACccttccaaatcactgaaagcCTCATGCAAAAATCCAAGGAGATCCATAGAAAGTCTTCCACTGGCTTCTGtggattttggattaggccctgagTGATTTAGTGGCTTGAATAAAGTTCAGTACAGAGAACTAGGAAGAAACCACCTGGCAAGCGagaaagattttgtttgtttgtttgtgtgtttgttttttgaaaggcTCTCAGACCTACTATGAACTGAATTAACTTCAGTGAAATAATCACATCAAAGTCCTGTTGTTTTAGGTGAATGGAGATAGGCACTAACTAAACATTTGTTGAGTTGAGGGATTTGCATGGATACTAGTCCACGCTACCCCTTTTACTCTCCTTTCTTCAATCCTTAGTCTGTTGGCCACTTTTTCAACAATGATCTGTGCTTTAAAAGTAGCATTTGGGCCTAGATTTTGCTCACTTTTGCCCTCAGCTCTTCAGTTGGAATCAATTCTGCATCCCTGAGCTTGACACATGCTATATGGAACATCGTGCTTCTACTAAAATCATGATGTTTCTCTGAAAGTTACATAACGTTCCAGCAACTCCTGACTCCTGTGCTTGCCAAAAGCTCTGGTTCTCTTGCCAGCTCAGTgatggatttgatttttttttaattctattttttaacACTTTGGCTCACTCTGTCTCCTGAGCGTAGGGAACACACACAAGTTCACAACAAAGAGGAAGAAGACCACACAAATATCAGTGAGCCCCTCATACAAAAAGCTCACAGGGCttgttttctaaatgttttcCAAGGGAGAAGggaatgcatgcatgcatgcttGCCACAGAGAGCACAGAAAGGTCCAGCAAAAGTTGGTATTCCACTAAAAATGGCTCATTAATTAGAGATTTAACAAAATCACTCTGAAAAATTTAGGATTATATGATCATTGATGGCTTCTTATGTTGGGAGAGAGAGCTGTGGTCCCTTCCTCCATGAATTTCACCATGCCCATCCCTGAATCCCAGCAGTCTTTAAGTGTGCAACTTCTCAAATGCCATAAAAACATTTCTCTTCTGCGCTGAAGAGATTAATCTGATCTTTAGTTGTAGATGGCAGAGTACAATCATTATCTGAGGAACTACGCCCTCCCCGCCGACACCTTTTATGATCCCATTTTGGAATTCCATTCTATATTCTGTATATTTGCTATTTTGTCAGGCTATAACCGGTATTTTAGGCAACCTGTGTGGCTACTGTAATAGTAAAGTCACTGAAATTTTGCTGAATAAAAGGCTGCCATATGATCTCAAATTGTGTAATTTTAGCTAGAAAAGTCTATGCAAAGTGTTTTTTCCTAGTATGTGACCTATTTACTCAAGATAACTGAGAGCAGgct of the Eretmochelys imbricata isolate rEreImb1 chromosome 6, rEreImb1.hap1, whole genome shotgun sequence genome contains:
- the FLRT2 gene encoding leucine-rich repeat transmembrane protein FLRT2, with product MGPWTRMWSKDWAAFLKSWLIIFLGLCMQVSKTLACPNVCRCDRNFVYCNERSLTSVPLGIPEGVTVLYLHNNQINNAGFPAELHNVQSVHTVYLYGNQLDEFPMNLPKNVRVLHLQENNIQTISRAALAQLLKLEELHLDDNSISTVGVEDGAFREAVSLKLLFLSKNHLSSVPVGLPVDLQELRVDENRIAIISDMAFQNLTSLERLIVDGNLLTNKGIAEGTFSHLTKLKEFSIVRNSLSYPPPDLPGTHLLRLYLQDNQITHIPLSAFSNLHKLERLDISNNQLRMLVKGVFDNLHNLKQLTARNNPWLCDCSIKWVTEWLKFIPSSINVRGFMCQGPEQVRGMAVRELNMNMLSCPTTTPGLPLITPAPAATLPTTLVPTSSVPTPSDKYSPLPPTTSTLPTVPDREGGEMVTPPISERIQLSIHFVNDTCIQVNWLSLFTVMAYKLTWVKMGHSLVGGIVQERIVSGEKQHVSLVNLEPKSTYRICLVPLDAFNNYRAGEDTVCSEATTKASHLNNGSNTASSHEQTTSQNMGSPFLLAGLIGGAVIFVLVVLLSIFCWHMHKKGRYTSQKWKYNRGRRKDDYCEAGTKKDNSILEMTETSFQIVSLNNDQLLKGDFRLQPIYTPNGGINYTDCHIPNNMRYCNSSVSDLDHCHT